A genomic window from Salvia hispanica cultivar TCC Black 2014 chromosome 5, UniMelb_Shisp_WGS_1.0, whole genome shotgun sequence includes:
- the LOC125190949 gene encoding uncharacterized protein LOC125190949 isoform X1, giving the protein MQEESIAHFVHEHPLTLIQSDNNDFCYGCGRYFFEEAAYGCTKCGNKKYLHTDCAERPTKITHSRHPQHTLVLKLADTSRKCAACQYDVGNIGYFCTSSGCEFRIHIQCELAAGVKHVADEQICIQHPSHPQHQLILMKKRHSFNCDACGTMETGRSYECLACQYWIHEDCAALPLTADYNHHHHPLSLAFYLPIQYTHFFYSCDICTKDLLVNRWVYHCQICRYIVHIKCATNPPTPTESHDANDQVVASFPVCDVHEDLIKPFVTRERGQMVVVPAPDGQKYSFPFHPHPLSLVSSSISEIDDDDGGDDEEDDDDHDDEDGDVELACDACTMPIFPYKKHQSSSSSSSYRYMRCGECKYFLHLACFNLPPELPSHPFHKPHHNLILEACPKLNFWETCSVCDYLSNGLLYTCRKCNFKVDVKCASLPTAIKHEAHPNHHLYLKYLPTRGDGRQGVCRGCVCTVWFGLLYKCGSCNFTLCSRCIMLPRVNKHRWEKHPLPLTYEGRFNHPGDFYCDGCEVEMNPREWMYQCGRCDTSFHAYCFPEASGYFRNLKFGQQYNVRGDVHPHPLTFKIVTTILRCDVCRFTVQGPDGADPAGFHCSSCNFFMCMDRCVSWRLPQILPVE; this is encoded by the exons atgcagGAGGAGAGTATTGCTCACTTTGTTCATGAGCATCCTCTGACGCTTATTCAAAGTGATAACAACGATTTTTGCTATGGGTGTGGTAGATATTTCTTTGAAGAGGCAGCCTACGGATGCACCAAATGCGGTAATAAGAAATACTTGCACACCGACTGTGCAGAAAGGCCGACTAAGATTACACATTCTAGGCACCCACAACACACACTCGTCCTCAAATTAGCTGACACTTCAAGGAAGTGTGCAGCGTGTCAATATGATGTAGGGAATATTGGTTACTTTTGTACTAGTTCAGGTTGTGAGTTCCGAATCCACATTCAGTGTGAACTCGCTGCTGGTGTGAAGCACGTGGCCGATGAGCAGATATGCATACAGCACCCCAGCCACCCTCAACACCAACTCATTCTCATGAAGAAGCGCCATTCTTTCAACTGCGATGCCTGTGGCACCATGGAGACGGGAAGATCCTACGAATGCCTCGCTTGCCAGTATTGGATACACGAGGACTGCGCCGCCTTGCCCCTCACTGCGGACTacaaccaccaccaccaccctctctctctcgctTTCTATCTCCCAATACAGTATACCCATTTTTTCTACTCATGCGATATATGCACCAAAGATCTGTTGGTCAACCGTTGGGTGTATCATTGCCAAATTTGCAGATACATTGTTCACATCAAGTGTGCCACCAATCCCCCCACTCCTACTGAATC TCATGATGCAAACGATCAAGTGGTTGCCTCGTTTCCAGTTTGCGACGTGCATGAAGATCTAATCAAGCCGTTTGTTACCAGAGAAAGAGGACAAATGGTAGTCGTCCCAGCTCCTGATGGCCAAAAATACTCATTTCCTTTCCATCCTCATCCGTTGAGCTTAGTCTCATCATCCATTTCAGAAATCGATGATGACGACGGCGGCGacgatgaagaagatgatgatgatcatGATGATGAAGACGGTGATGTTGAATTAGCATGTGATGCCTGCACTATGCCTATATTTCCATACAAGAAACATcaatcatcttcatcttcgtcTTCGTATAGGTACATGAGGTGTGGAGAATGCAAATACTTTCTCCACTTGGCGTGCTTCAACTTACCGCCAGAGCTCCCCTCTCATCCGTTTCACAAACCTCATCATAACCTAATCCTTGAAGCTTGTCCCAAACTCAACTTCTGGGAAACATGCAGCGTGTGTGACTACTTATCAAATGGACTGCTCTATACTTGTAGAAAATGCAACTTCAAAGTGGATGTCAAGTGCGCTTCACTGCCTACAGCCATCAAACACGAGGCGCATCCAAACCACCATCTTTATCTCAAGTATTTGCCCACCAGAGGAGATGGCCGGCAAGGCGTCTGTCGCGGTTGTGTGTGCACGGTATGGTTTGGTTTACTGTACAAATGCGGCAGCTGCAATTTCACTCTGTGCTCCAGATGTATAATGCTGCCGCGGGTGAACAAGCACAGGTGGGAGAAGCACCCATTGCCGCTGACGTATGAAGGGAGATTCAACCATCCAGGCGACTTCTATTGCGACGGCTGTGAAGTAGAAATGAATCCAAGGGAGTGGATGTACCAATGCGGCCGCTGTGATACCTCCTTCCATGCCTACTGCTTTCCTGAGGCATCTGGTTATTTTCGAAATCTCAAGTTTGGGCAGCAGTACAACGTCAGGGGTGATGTTCACCCTCATCCTCTCACCTTTAAAATTGTCACCACTATACTGCGCTGCGACGTCTGTCGTTTCACAGTTCAAGGGCCTGATGGTGCAGATCCGGCTGGATTCCATTGCTCCTCGTGCAACTTCTTCATGTGTATGGACCGCTGCGTTAGTTGGCGCCTACCTCAAATTCTCCCCGTTGAATAA
- the LOC125191170 gene encoding extensin-like yields MSHIMSSLLLIFVCSLVINSQARTLTENRDHQLGLPTGVADYNGPVIPKPGFIEMIKSYGRDEHEFAPPSPKEAPPTHQVSAAAEENEVWKLQMYGRDKPKRAPPAPKEAPPTHQVGKEGGEVVPPPPHHAPPTHQENYGKEGGHPAPPPPHHAPPTHQLSGTGGEESWAVYVLLSASA; encoded by the exons atgagtCACATAATGAGTTCTTTACTACTCATTTTTGTCTGCTCTCTTGTGATCAATTCTCAAGCCAGAACATTAACAG AAAACCGTGACCACCAACTCGGACTGCCTACCGGAGTGGCGGACTACAACGGCCCGGTGATTCCGAAACCGGGTTTTATTGAGATGATAAAGAGTTATGGGAGGGATGAGCATGAGTTTGCGCCGCCGAGCCCCAAGGAAGCGCCGCCTACTCACCAAGTAAGTGCGGCGGcagaagaaaatgaagtttGGAAGTTGCAAATGTATGGGAGGGATAAACCGAAGCGAGCGCCTCCAGCCCCCAAGGAAGCACCGCCAACACACCAAGTGGGGAAGGAGGGTGGTGAGGTGGTACCTCCGCCTCCCCATCACGCGCCACCAACTCACCAGGAGAATTACGGGAAGGAGGGAGGTCATCCGGCGCCTCCACCTCCACACCATGCACCACCAACTCACCAGCTAAGTGGCACTGGCGGCGAAGAATCATGGGCGGTGTATGTGTTGCTCTCAGCCTCGGCCTAA
- the LOC125190949 gene encoding uncharacterized protein LOC125190949 isoform X4 translates to MKKRHSFNCDACGTMETGRSYECLACQYWIHEDCAALPLTADYNHHHHPLSLAFYLPIQYTHFFYSCDICTKDLLVNRWVYHCQICRYIVHIKCATNPPTPTESHDANDQVVASFPVCDVHEDLIKPFVTRERGQMVVVPAPDGQKYSFPFHPHPLSLVSSSISEIDDDDGGDDEEDDDDHDDEDGDVELACDACTMPIFPYKKHQSSSSSSSYRYMRCGECKYFLHLACFNLPPELPSHPFHKPHHNLILEACPKLNFWETCSVCDYLSNGLLYTCRKCNFKVDVKCASLPTAIKHEAHPNHHLYLKYLPTRGDGRQGVCRGCVCTVWFGLLYKCGSCNFTLCSRCIMLPRVNKHRWEKHPLPLTYEGRFNHPGDFYCDGCEVEMNPREWMYQCGRCDTSFHAYCFPEASGYFRNLKFGQQYNVRGDVHPHPLTFKIVTTILRCDVCRFTVQGPDGADPAGFHCSSCNFFMCMDRCVSWRLPQILPVE, encoded by the exons ATGAAGAAGCGCCATTCTTTCAACTGCGATGCCTGTGGCACCATGGAGACGGGAAGATCCTACGAATGCCTCGCTTGCCAGTATTGGATACACGAGGACTGCGCCGCCTTGCCCCTCACTGCGGACTacaaccaccaccaccaccctctctctctcgctTTCTATCTCCCAATACAGTATACCCATTTTTTCTACTCATGCGATATATGCACCAAAGATCTGTTGGTCAACCGTTGGGTGTATCATTGCCAAATTTGCAGATACATTGTTCACATCAAGTGTGCCACCAATCCCCCCACTCCTACTGAATC TCATGATGCAAACGATCAAGTGGTTGCCTCGTTTCCAGTTTGCGACGTGCATGAAGATCTAATCAAGCCGTTTGTTACCAGAGAAAGAGGACAAATGGTAGTCGTCCCAGCTCCTGATGGCCAAAAATACTCATTTCCTTTCCATCCTCATCCGTTGAGCTTAGTCTCATCATCCATTTCAGAAATCGATGATGACGACGGCGGCGacgatgaagaagatgatgatgatcatGATGATGAAGACGGTGATGTTGAATTAGCATGTGATGCCTGCACTATGCCTATATTTCCATACAAGAAACATcaatcatcttcatcttcgtcTTCGTATAGGTACATGAGGTGTGGAGAATGCAAATACTTTCTCCACTTGGCGTGCTTCAACTTACCGCCAGAGCTCCCCTCTCATCCGTTTCACAAACCTCATCATAACCTAATCCTTGAAGCTTGTCCCAAACTCAACTTCTGGGAAACATGCAGCGTGTGTGACTACTTATCAAATGGACTGCTCTATACTTGTAGAAAATGCAACTTCAAAGTGGATGTCAAGTGCGCTTCACTGCCTACAGCCATCAAACACGAGGCGCATCCAAACCACCATCTTTATCTCAAGTATTTGCCCACCAGAGGAGATGGCCGGCAAGGCGTCTGTCGCGGTTGTGTGTGCACGGTATGGTTTGGTTTACTGTACAAATGCGGCAGCTGCAATTTCACTCTGTGCTCCAGATGTATAATGCTGCCGCGGGTGAACAAGCACAGGTGGGAGAAGCACCCATTGCCGCTGACGTATGAAGGGAGATTCAACCATCCAGGCGACTTCTATTGCGACGGCTGTGAAGTAGAAATGAATCCAAGGGAGTGGATGTACCAATGCGGCCGCTGTGATACCTCCTTCCATGCCTACTGCTTTCCTGAGGCATCTGGTTATTTTCGAAATCTCAAGTTTGGGCAGCAGTACAACGTCAGGGGTGATGTTCACCCTCATCCTCTCACCTTTAAAATTGTCACCACTATACTGCGCTGCGACGTCTGTCGTTTCACAGTTCAAGGGCCTGATGGTGCAGATCCGGCTGGATTCCATTGCTCCTCGTGCAACTTCTTCATGTGTATGGACCGCTGCGTTAGTTGGCGCCTACCTCAAATTCTCCCCGTTGAATAA
- the LOC125190307 gene encoding protein HEADING DATE REPRESSOR 1 yields the protein MGEAAAANKGGGLNGFSPVSSAPVFWKSRKRLSGTVKNTNETLDGSSGDKTPEKQPESPAEDMQLELNSVSVLSEKRKALFEPLDPVINSNGKRPSAETLLPPPDFESASYPKGWLIGKKRKLVNVDVVESMRRIAVQEMNRKDREIDGLNEQLEEDARCLEHLQLQLLDERSKRADVERQNAMLQSQITMLMDVLQENEAVEDEGTQGDS from the exons ATGGGAGAAGCAGCTGCGGCAAATAAAGGGGGAGGTTTGAATGGATTCTCTCCGGTTTCTTCTGCTCCTGTTTTTTGGAAATCTAGGAAAAGATTAAGTG GTACTGTGAAGAACACGAACGAGACACTCGATGGTTCGAGTGGTGACAAAACCCCGGAGAAACAGCCTGAGTCACCAGCAGAGGACATGCAGCTAGAACTGAACAGCGTCTCAGTCCTCTCAGAGAAACGCAAGGCTCTATTCGAACCGCTGGATCCGGTGATCAACTCAAACGGGAAACGCCCTTCTGCAGAAACCCTACTCCCACCTCCCGACTTTGAATCAGCTAGCTATCCGAAGGGGTGGCTGATTGGGAAGAAGCGGAAGCTGGTGAACGTGGACGTTGTGGAGAGCATGCGGAGAATCGCAGTGCAGGAGATGAACCGGAAG GACAGGGAGATTGATGGGCTGAACGAGCAGTTGGAAGAGGACGCTCGATGCCTGGAGCACCTGCAGCTGCAGCTGCTCGATGAACGGAGCAAACGAGCAGACGTGGAGAGACAAAACGCGATGCTGCAGAGCCAGATAACGATGCTGATGGACGTGCTGCAGGAGAATGAAGCTGTGGAGGATGAAGGGACACAGGGAGactcataa
- the LOC125190949 gene encoding uncharacterized protein LOC125190949 isoform X2 has product MQEESIAHFVHEHPLTLIQSDNNDFCYGCGRYFFEEAAYGCTKCGNKKYLHTDCAERPTKITHSRHPQHTLVLKLADTSRKCAACQYDVGNIGYFCTSSGCEFRIHIQCELAAGVKHVADEQICIQHPSHPQHQLILMKKRHSFNCDACGTMETGRSYECLACQYWIHEDCAALPLTADYNHHHHPLSLAFYLPIQYIVHIKCATNPPTPTESHDANDQVVASFPVCDVHEDLIKPFVTRERGQMVVVPAPDGQKYSFPFHPHPLSLVSSSISEIDDDDGGDDEEDDDDHDDEDGDVELACDACTMPIFPYKKHQSSSSSSSYRYMRCGECKYFLHLACFNLPPELPSHPFHKPHHNLILEACPKLNFWETCSVCDYLSNGLLYTCRKCNFKVDVKCASLPTAIKHEAHPNHHLYLKYLPTRGDGRQGVCRGCVCTVWFGLLYKCGSCNFTLCSRCIMLPRVNKHRWEKHPLPLTYEGRFNHPGDFYCDGCEVEMNPREWMYQCGRCDTSFHAYCFPEASGYFRNLKFGQQYNVRGDVHPHPLTFKIVTTILRCDVCRFTVQGPDGADPAGFHCSSCNFFMCMDRCVSWRLPQILPVE; this is encoded by the exons atgcagGAGGAGAGTATTGCTCACTTTGTTCATGAGCATCCTCTGACGCTTATTCAAAGTGATAACAACGATTTTTGCTATGGGTGTGGTAGATATTTCTTTGAAGAGGCAGCCTACGGATGCACCAAATGCGGTAATAAGAAATACTTGCACACCGACTGTGCAGAAAGGCCGACTAAGATTACACATTCTAGGCACCCACAACACACACTCGTCCTCAAATTAGCTGACACTTCAAGGAAGTGTGCAGCGTGTCAATATGATGTAGGGAATATTGGTTACTTTTGTACTAGTTCAGGTTGTGAGTTCCGAATCCACATTCAGTGTGAACTCGCTGCTGGTGTGAAGCACGTGGCCGATGAGCAGATATGCATACAGCACCCCAGCCACCCTCAACACCAACTCATTCTCATGAAGAAGCGCCATTCTTTCAACTGCGATGCCTGTGGCACCATGGAGACGGGAAGATCCTACGAATGCCTCGCTTGCCAGTATTGGATACACGAGGACTGCGCCGCCTTGCCCCTCACTGCGGACTacaaccaccaccaccaccctctctctctcgctTTCTATCTCCCAATACA ATACATTGTTCACATCAAGTGTGCCACCAATCCCCCCACTCCTACTGAATC TCATGATGCAAACGATCAAGTGGTTGCCTCGTTTCCAGTTTGCGACGTGCATGAAGATCTAATCAAGCCGTTTGTTACCAGAGAAAGAGGACAAATGGTAGTCGTCCCAGCTCCTGATGGCCAAAAATACTCATTTCCTTTCCATCCTCATCCGTTGAGCTTAGTCTCATCATCCATTTCAGAAATCGATGATGACGACGGCGGCGacgatgaagaagatgatgatgatcatGATGATGAAGACGGTGATGTTGAATTAGCATGTGATGCCTGCACTATGCCTATATTTCCATACAAGAAACATcaatcatcttcatcttcgtcTTCGTATAGGTACATGAGGTGTGGAGAATGCAAATACTTTCTCCACTTGGCGTGCTTCAACTTACCGCCAGAGCTCCCCTCTCATCCGTTTCACAAACCTCATCATAACCTAATCCTTGAAGCTTGTCCCAAACTCAACTTCTGGGAAACATGCAGCGTGTGTGACTACTTATCAAATGGACTGCTCTATACTTGTAGAAAATGCAACTTCAAAGTGGATGTCAAGTGCGCTTCACTGCCTACAGCCATCAAACACGAGGCGCATCCAAACCACCATCTTTATCTCAAGTATTTGCCCACCAGAGGAGATGGCCGGCAAGGCGTCTGTCGCGGTTGTGTGTGCACGGTATGGTTTGGTTTACTGTACAAATGCGGCAGCTGCAATTTCACTCTGTGCTCCAGATGTATAATGCTGCCGCGGGTGAACAAGCACAGGTGGGAGAAGCACCCATTGCCGCTGACGTATGAAGGGAGATTCAACCATCCAGGCGACTTCTATTGCGACGGCTGTGAAGTAGAAATGAATCCAAGGGAGTGGATGTACCAATGCGGCCGCTGTGATACCTCCTTCCATGCCTACTGCTTTCCTGAGGCATCTGGTTATTTTCGAAATCTCAAGTTTGGGCAGCAGTACAACGTCAGGGGTGATGTTCACCCTCATCCTCTCACCTTTAAAATTGTCACCACTATACTGCGCTGCGACGTCTGTCGTTTCACAGTTCAAGGGCCTGATGGTGCAGATCCGGCTGGATTCCATTGCTCCTCGTGCAACTTCTTCATGTGTATGGACCGCTGCGTTAGTTGGCGCCTACCTCAAATTCTCCCCGTTGAATAA
- the LOC125186931 gene encoding proteasome subunit beta type-4-like, translating to MMHLADSAPVTNNLLASEADSQRTLYPYVTGTSVIGIKYKDGLLFAADMGGSYGSTLRYKSVERLKSVGKHSVIGASGEISDFQEIMRYLDELILYDNMWDDGNSLGPKEVHNYLTRVMYNRRNKFNPLWNSLVLGGIKNGQKYLGTVSMIGVNYEDDHVATGFGNHLARPILRDEWHEDMTYEEGVKLLEKCMRVLLYRDRSAVNKLQIAKITDEGFTLSEPYSLKTFWDFNAFKNPTLGAEGSW from the exons ATGATGCAT TTGGCCGATTCAGCTCCAGTTACGAACAATTTGCTCGCCTCGGAAGCCGATTCTCAGAGAACTCT GTATCCGTATGTTACAGGGACCTCAGTGATCGGGATTAAGTACAAAGATGGACTTCTCTTTGCCGCTGATATGGGAG GTTCATATGGGTCCACCCTTCGTTACAAGTCCGTGGAAAGACTAAAGTCGGTGGGGAAACATTCTGTTATTGGTGCTAGTGGCGAGATCAGTGATTTCCAGGAGATCATGCGGTATCTTGATGAGCTTAT CTTATATGATAACATGTGGGATGATGGAAATTCCTTGGGTCCGAAAGAGGTGCATAACTATCTGACTAGGGTGATGTATAATCGCCGCAATAAGTTCAATCCGCTATGGAATTCACTGGTACTTGGTGGTATAAAAAACGGACAGAAGTATCTTGGAACA GTTAGCATGATTGGAGTGAATTATGAGGACGACCATGTTGCAACTGGGTTTGGAAACCACCTAGCTAGGCCGATTCTTCGTGATGAATGGCACGAGGACATGACTTATGAAGAGGGTGTGAAGTTACTGGAGAAATGCATGCGGGTGCTTCTCTACCGTGACAGATCAGCTGTCAACAAACTTCAG ATTGCAAAGATCACAGACGAGGGCTTCACACTTTCTGAGCCATACTCATTGAAGACCTTCTGGGATTTCAATGCTTTCAAAAATCCCACTCTTGGCGCTGAGGGTTCTTGGTAG
- the LOC125188549 gene encoding shikimate O-hydroxycinnamoyltransferase-like yields the protein MKIEVKDSTLVRPSAPTPSVSLWNSNVDLVVPNFHTPSVYFYRPTAAADTAVMKAALARALVPFYPMAGRLKRDEDGRIEINCNAEGVLFVEALSDGEVDDYGDFAPTLELRRLIPAVDYSLGISEYPLLVLQVTFFKCGGVSLGVGMQHHAADGFSGLHFINTWSDMARGLDITLSPFIDRTLLRARDPPQPQFKHIEYQPPPAMKSYGADDTVVSIFKLTRDQLNTLKAKSKEDGNTVTYSSYEMLSGHIWRCACLARSLPEDQDTKLYIATDGRSRLQPPLPQGYFGNVIFTATPMAVAGDLESKPVWYGASKIHDALARMDNEYLRSALDYLELQPDLKALVRGAHTFRCPNLGITSWVRLPIHDADFGFGRPIFMGPGGIAYEGLSFVLPSPSNDGSLSVAISLQAEHMKVFEKLLYEI from the exons ATGAAGATCGAGGTGAAGGACTCCACCCTGGTGCGTCCCTCGGCACCGACGCCGTCGGTCAGCTTGTGGAACTCCAACGTTGACCTGGTGGTCCCCAACTTCCACACCCCCAGCGTCTACTTCTACCGccccaccgccgccgccgacacGGCGGTGATGAAGGCGGCTCTCGCACGCGCGCTGGTGCCCTTCTACCCCATGGCTGGGAGGCTCAAGCGAGACGAGGACGGCCGGATCGAGATCAATTGCAACGCCGAGGGCGTGCTGTTTGTGGAGGCGCTCTCCGACGGTGAGGTGGATGATTACGGCGATTTCGCCCCGACTTTGGAGCTCCGGCGACTCATTCCGGCGGTGGATTATTCGCTCGGAATATCCGAATATCCGCTTCTCGTGTTGCAG GTGACATTTTTCAAATGTGGTGGAGTTTCTTTGGGCGTGGGAATGCAGCACCACGCGGCCGATGGATTTTCCGGGCTTCACTTCATCAATACATGGTCCGATATGGCTCGGGGACTGGACATCACCCTCTCGCCATTCATTGACCGGACCCTCCTCCGGGCACGCGATCCCCCTCAGCCGCAATTCAAGCACATCGAGTACCAGCCCCCACCGGCCATGAAATCCTATGGTGCGGATGACACTGTAGTTTCGATATTCAAGCTAACTCGGGACCAACTCAATACTCTCAAAGCCAAGTCCAAGGAGGACGGTAACACCGTCACTTATAGCTCCTACGAAATGCTATCGGGCCACATATGGCGCTGCGCCTGCTTGGCACGTAGCCTGCCCGAAGATCAAGACACGAAGCTGTACATCGCAACAGATGGGCGGTCTAGGCTCCAGCCCCCGCTCCCACAGGGCTACTTTGGCAACGTGATCTTCACGGCCACGCCCATGGCCGTGGCAGGGGACCTGGAGTCTAAGCCCGTCTGGTACGGTGCTAGTAAGATCCACGACGCATTGGCTAGAATGGACAACGAGTACTTGAGGTCAGCTCTGGATTACTTGGAGCTCCAGCCCGACCTCAAGGCGCTTGTTCGAGGGGCGCACACGTTTAGGTGCCCTAACCTCGGGATAACGAGCTGGGTGAGGCTCCCGATCCACGATGCTGATTTTGGGTTTGGGAGGCCCATCTTTATGGGGCCGGGAGGCATAGCATATGAGGGCCTGAGCTTCGTCCTGCCAAGCCCGTCCAACGACGGGAGCCTATCCGTCGCGATATCCCTGCAGGCAGAGCATATGAAAGTCTTCGAGAAGCTGCTCTATGAGATTTGA
- the LOC125190949 gene encoding uncharacterized protein LOC125190949 isoform X3, whose product MGVVDISLKRQPTDAPNACELAAGVKHVADEQICIQHPSHPQHQLILMKKRHSFNCDACGTMETGRSYECLACQYWIHEDCAALPLTADYNHHHHPLSLAFYLPIQYTHFFYSCDICTKDLLVNRWVYHCQICRYIVHIKCATNPPTPTESHDANDQVVASFPVCDVHEDLIKPFVTRERGQMVVVPAPDGQKYSFPFHPHPLSLVSSSISEIDDDDGGDDEEDDDDHDDEDGDVELACDACTMPIFPYKKHQSSSSSSSYRYMRCGECKYFLHLACFNLPPELPSHPFHKPHHNLILEACPKLNFWETCSVCDYLSNGLLYTCRKCNFKVDVKCASLPTAIKHEAHPNHHLYLKYLPTRGDGRQGVCRGCVCTVWFGLLYKCGSCNFTLCSRCIMLPRVNKHRWEKHPLPLTYEGRFNHPGDFYCDGCEVEMNPREWMYQCGRCDTSFHAYCFPEASGYFRNLKFGQQYNVRGDVHPHPLTFKIVTTILRCDVCRFTVQGPDGADPAGFHCSSCNFFMCMDRCVSWRLPQILPVE is encoded by the exons ATGGGTGTGGTAGATATTTCTTTGAAGAGGCAGCCTACGGATGCACCAAATGCG TGTGAACTCGCTGCTGGTGTGAAGCACGTGGCCGATGAGCAGATATGCATACAGCACCCCAGCCACCCTCAACACCAACTCATTCTCATGAAGAAGCGCCATTCTTTCAACTGCGATGCCTGTGGCACCATGGAGACGGGAAGATCCTACGAATGCCTCGCTTGCCAGTATTGGATACACGAGGACTGCGCCGCCTTGCCCCTCACTGCGGACTacaaccaccaccaccaccctctctctctcgctTTCTATCTCCCAATACAGTATACCCATTTTTTCTACTCATGCGATATATGCACCAAAGATCTGTTGGTCAACCGTTGGGTGTATCATTGCCAAATTTGCAGATACATTGTTCACATCAAGTGTGCCACCAATCCCCCCACTCCTACTGAATC TCATGATGCAAACGATCAAGTGGTTGCCTCGTTTCCAGTTTGCGACGTGCATGAAGATCTAATCAAGCCGTTTGTTACCAGAGAAAGAGGACAAATGGTAGTCGTCCCAGCTCCTGATGGCCAAAAATACTCATTTCCTTTCCATCCTCATCCGTTGAGCTTAGTCTCATCATCCATTTCAGAAATCGATGATGACGACGGCGGCGacgatgaagaagatgatgatgatcatGATGATGAAGACGGTGATGTTGAATTAGCATGTGATGCCTGCACTATGCCTATATTTCCATACAAGAAACATcaatcatcttcatcttcgtcTTCGTATAGGTACATGAGGTGTGGAGAATGCAAATACTTTCTCCACTTGGCGTGCTTCAACTTACCGCCAGAGCTCCCCTCTCATCCGTTTCACAAACCTCATCATAACCTAATCCTTGAAGCTTGTCCCAAACTCAACTTCTGGGAAACATGCAGCGTGTGTGACTACTTATCAAATGGACTGCTCTATACTTGTAGAAAATGCAACTTCAAAGTGGATGTCAAGTGCGCTTCACTGCCTACAGCCATCAAACACGAGGCGCATCCAAACCACCATCTTTATCTCAAGTATTTGCCCACCAGAGGAGATGGCCGGCAAGGCGTCTGTCGCGGTTGTGTGTGCACGGTATGGTTTGGTTTACTGTACAAATGCGGCAGCTGCAATTTCACTCTGTGCTCCAGATGTATAATGCTGCCGCGGGTGAACAAGCACAGGTGGGAGAAGCACCCATTGCCGCTGACGTATGAAGGGAGATTCAACCATCCAGGCGACTTCTATTGCGACGGCTGTGAAGTAGAAATGAATCCAAGGGAGTGGATGTACCAATGCGGCCGCTGTGATACCTCCTTCCATGCCTACTGCTTTCCTGAGGCATCTGGTTATTTTCGAAATCTCAAGTTTGGGCAGCAGTACAACGTCAGGGGTGATGTTCACCCTCATCCTCTCACCTTTAAAATTGTCACCACTATACTGCGCTGCGACGTCTGTCGTTTCACAGTTCAAGGGCCTGATGGTGCAGATCCGGCTGGATTCCATTGCTCCTCGTGCAACTTCTTCATGTGTATGGACCGCTGCGTTAGTTGGCGCCTACCTCAAATTCTCCCCGTTGAATAA